A genomic window from Cotesia glomerata isolate CgM1 linkage group LG7, MPM_Cglom_v2.3, whole genome shotgun sequence includes:
- the LOC123269009 gene encoding BCL-6 corepressor-like protein 1, whose product MNTELSPSQMACSAMMYRCIKDHQFDYIKLLLENGMDVNQPIITTGEFAGYTALHVACMEDDSELVRLLVENYGADVNAMAADGTQPILLACFYEKCHDDLCECSEESTTGILAHAKANNDIEFGPEILSKHFKNRHWYTDFGDKIPLVAYLIFNDET is encoded by the coding sequence ATGAATACTGAGCTAAGTCCATCTCAAATGGCTTGCAGCGCAATGATGTATCGGTGCATCAAAGATCATCAAtttgattatataaaattgttattagaAAATGGAATGGATGTAAATCAACCAATCATAACAACTGGAGAATTTGCGGGCTACACAGCATTACATGTTGCGTGCATGGAAGATGACAGTGAATTGGTGCGGTTACTGGTTGAGAATTATGGAGCAGATGTCAATGCCATGGCTGCTGATGGGACTCAACCCATACTTTTGGCttgtttttatgaaaaatgccACGATGACCTATGTGAGTGTTCTGAGGAAAGTACAACAGGCATATTGGCGCATGCCAAGGCAAATAATGATATCGAATTTGGTCCAGAAATTTTGTCAAAGCACTTTAAAAACAGACATTGGTATACCGATTTCGGTGACAAAATTCCACTCGTTGcttatcttatttttaatgatgaaaCGTAA